The following DNA comes from Flammeovirgaceae bacterium.
CATTACCAATACCAAAATGGTAAAAGCGGCCTTGGACAACGGGATAACCGCGGCCTTTCCAGCCTTAAATTACCGTACCGACAAAGAACTTCGCGCGGCCATTCACGACATCAAATCCCATTCGGACAAGCCTTTTGGGGTAAACCTCATCGTGAACAAGTCAAACCCAAAATATAAAGGCCAACTGGAAACCTTGCTTGACCTGGGCGTGGCCTTTATCATCACTTCCTTGGGCAACCCCAAGGAGGTGCTGGAAAGGGCACATGAAAAGGGCATCAAAGTATTTTGTGACGTGGTGGATTTGAAATATGCGCAAAAAGTTGAAGCCCTTGGTGCCGATGCGCTAATTGCGGTCAACTCGGAAGCCGGTGGCCATGTAGGAAAAACCGTTCCCAGGGACTTGATCAAGCTGCTAAAGGAAAATTGCAACATCCCCGTCATATCTGCCGGTGGGGTGGCGTTGGGCCGGGACTTGTGCCAGGCCATGGAGTGGGGGGCGGCAGGTGCATCGGTGGGCACGATTTTTATTGCTTGCGATGAAGCGGACATTTCGCAAGAGTACAAACAGGCCGTGGTGGACTATGGCGCCAAAGACATTGTGCTCACCACAAAAATGTCTGGCTCGGCACTCACCGTCATCAACACCCCGTATGTGCAGGCCATTGGAACGGAAGCAACTTTTTGGGAAAAGCTGATGAACAACAACAAGCCTTTAAAAAAATACATAAAAATGTTCATTGCGTTAAGGGGCATGAGGAAAGTGGAAAAAGCCGCCAAAGAAGCCACGTACAAGACCGTATGGTGTGCGGGGCCGGCCATAGAGCATGTTGACAGCATAAAACCAATTGCC
Coding sequences within:
- a CDS encoding nitronate monooxygenase; amino-acid sequence: MEQKTLDQILGIQYPVIMAPMFLITNTKMVKAALDNGITAAFPALNYRTDKELRAAIHDIKSHSDKPFGVNLIVNKSNPKYKGQLETLLDLGVAFIITSLGNPKEVLERAHEKGIKVFCDVVDLKYAQKVEALGADALIAVNSEAGGHVGKTVPRDLIKLLKENCNIPVISAGGVALGRDLCQAMEWGAAGASVGTIFIACDEADISQEYKQAVVDYGAKDIVLTTKMSGSALTVINTPYVQAIGTEATFWEKLMNNNKPLKKYIKMFIALRGMRKVEKAAKEATYKTVWCAGPAIEHVDSIKPIAEIIQKFTREYSQAMAESPIFKIER